The DNA window TGGCGGCGGCCTCCGCGCATCAGCCCGATGCGGCGCGGCTGGCGTCGGCGTCATCGATGCTGCTGTTTCACGCCACCGCCGTGCTTGCGGTGGTGGCGCTGAGCGAACGCGGCGTCATCCATCTCCGGATCGCCATCGCGGCCGGATTCGGTTTCGTGATCGCGGCCACACTGTTCGCGACCGACCTGACGCTGCGGCAATATGCCGGCCACAGCCTGTTTCCGATGGCCGCGCCGACAGGCGGCACGCTGCTGATCGTGAGCTGGCTGCTGCTCGCGGTGGCGGCGGCCTGGCCGCGGCAGGTGTGAAGGCTTCGTGTCCCGGACGCGGTGCAGCGCTTTTCGCGCTGCTCCGGGACCCACATCCCGTTAGATGGACCCCGGATCAGCAGCGCACCACGCCGCGAAGTGCGGCGCGCTGCGCAGCATCCGGGGAATGGCCCGTTGTTACCGGAAGGTGAAGAGACCGCGACCGACACACTTTGCGTGGTGCCCGCCAATCGGATAGAAACCGCCCCACCCCGCTGACCACGAGACCCCCTTCATGACCGACCTGTCGCATATCAGTCCGCTCGACCAGGCCCGAATCCTGTCCGAGGCGCTGCCGCACATGCAGCAGTATGACGATGAAACCATCGTCATCAAATATGGTGGCCACGCCATGGGCGCGGAGGAGCTCGCGAAAGCGTTCGCGCGCGACATCGTTCTGTTGGAGCAGACCGCCATCAATCCGGTGGTGGTGCATGGCGGCGGGCCGCAGATCGCGACGATGCTGAAGCGGCTCGGCATTCAGTCGGAATTCGCCGCCGGCCTGCGCATCACCGACGCCGCCACCATCGAGATCGTCGAAATGGTGCTGGCGGGGTCGATCAACAAGCAGCTGGTCGGCTACATCAACGAGGCCGGCGGCAAGGCGGTCGGCCTGTGCGGCAAGGACGGCAACATGGTGATGGCGTCGAAGGCGACGCGCACCATGGTCGATCCGGATTCGCATATCGAAAGGGTGGTCGATCTCGGCTTCGTCGGCGAACCCGATAAGGTCGACCTGACGCTGCTGAACCAGCTGATCGGCCATGAACTGATACCGGTGCTGGCGCCGCTGGCGACCTCGAAGACGGGGCAGACCTTCAACGTCAACGCCGACACCTTTGCCGGTGCGGTCGCGGGCGCGCTGAAGGCCAAGCGGCTGTTGCTGCTGACCGACGTTCCCGGCGTGCTCGACAAGTCGAACAAGCTTATCCCGGAATTGTCGGTGAAGGACGCACGCAAGCTGATCGCCGACGGCACCATTACCGGCGGCATGATCCCGAAGGTCGAGACCTGCATCTACGCGCTCGAGCAGGGCGTCCAGGGCGTCGTCATCATCGACGGCAAGATCGCGCACGCGGTGTTGCTCGAACTGTTCACCAATGCAGGCACGGGCACGCTGATACACAAGTGACGACCGGAGCGGCCACGCGAATGAGAACCGTCATGGCCGGGCTTGTCCCGGCCTTGCTCGCGCTGCTCGCAAGCGCCGCGCCGGCCCATGCCGACTTGAAGCTCTGCAACCGCATGAGCTATGTGGTCGAGGTCGCGCTCGGCATCGACGACAAGGCCGCCACCGCGACGCGCGGCTGGTTTCGCATCGATCCCGCCGCCTGCCGCGTGGTGGCGCAGGGCACGCTGACCGCCGACCGCATCCTGCTCAACGCCCGCGCGCTCGGCGTCTACGGCTCCTCCCCGATTCCGCAGAACGGCGGCGACACGCTTTGCGTCGCGCCCGCCGATTTCGTGATCGCCGCGGCCCGCCAGTGCCGCGCCGGACAGACGCCTGCGCCCTTTACCCAGATCAACCCGACCCAAGCCGATGACGGCAACCTGGTGGCGTATCTGGCCGAGGACAGCGAATATGACGACGATCAGGCACGGCTCGCCGGCATTCAGCGGCTGCTGGTGATCGCGGGCTACGATGCGGCCCCGATCGATGGCGTCGATGGTCCGAAGACGCAGGCCGCGCTAGCCGCGTTCCTGAAAAGCCGCGGCCTGGCGCCCGATATCGTGCAGGCGCCGAATTTCTTCGCGATCATGATCGACGCGGTGCAAGCGCCGTCCCCCACCGGGCTGACCTGGTGCAACGACACGCAGCACAAGGTCATGGCCGCGGTCGGCACCGATGACGGCAAGACCGTGATCAGCCGTGGCTGGTACCGGATCGATCCCGGCAAATGCCTGCATCCCGACGTCACCGGCCAGCCCAGGCAGATCTTCTCCTTCGCCGAAGCGGTCGATGCCGAAAACCGCACCATCAAGCTCAAGGACAGGCCGCTGAACTGGGGCGGCACCACCCCGCTTTGCACGCGCGACAACAAGTTCGAGACCAGTGAACAGGGCGACTGCGGCAGCCGCGGCTTCGCCGCCACCGGCTTTGCCGCCGTCGATATGTCGAGCGGCGGCAAGACGCTGCGCTTTGCGATACCGTGATGGAAAAATTACGTTTGATATTGAGCGAGACGCCGCGCAGACGCACGATGCGCTCCCTCTCCCGTGGGGAGAGGGCTGGGGTGAGGGCGTACGGTCTATCGTTAAATCATAGCCCCTCACCCGGCGCTACGCGCCGACCTCTCCCGATGGGAGAGGTGAAGAAAGGACCATGATGCATACATTCGCCCACGTCGACACCTGGGTATTCGATCTCGACAACACGCTGTATCCGCATCACGTCAATCTGTGGCAGCAGGTCGACAAGCGGATCGGCGAGTTCGTCGCTGCATGGCTCAAGGTTTCGCCGCAGGAGGCGCGCCGGATCCAGAAGGACTATTACCTCCGCTACGGCACCACCATGCGCGGCATGATGACCGAGCATGGCGTGCACGCCGACGACTACCTCGCCTATGTCCACCAAATCGACCATTCGCCGCTGCAACCGAATCCCGCGATGGGCGCGGCCATCGCCAGACTGCCGGGGCGCAAGCTGATCCTCACCAACGGCTCGATCGACCATGCCGATAAGGTGCTGCAGCGACTCGGCCTGGCTGCGCACTTCGAAGCGGTTTTCGATATCATCGCCGCCGAGCTCGAACCGAAACCGGCGCCGCAGACCTACCGGAAATTCCTCCGGGATCACGGGGTCGATCCCGCGAAATCGGCGATGTTCGAGGATCTGGCGCGCAACCTCGTGGTCCCGCACCGGCTCGGCATGACCACGGTGCTGGTGGTGCCCGATGGCAGCCAGGAAGTCGTGCGCGAGGATTGGGAGCTGGAAGGCCGCGACGACGAGCATGTCGATTATGTCACGGACGATTTGACGGGATTTTTGGAAGGGCTGAGCGCGAAGTCATAACTCAGTTCGTCGTCCCGGCGACCCATACGCCGCGGCCTATCGGTAGAGCACAGAGCACGCCGCCGGTTGTCTTTTCCACTTCGAACACCGGGGATTATGGGTCCCTGCTTTCGCAGACGAAGGAATTGCGCTCGGCCGGGACGACGGCAGAGTGAGCCTTGACTCTCCCCCGCCAAATCCCGACAAAAGCCCCTCGCCTGCCCGAACAAAATCCGCTCTAAGGAAATCCCATGTCTCTGCCCGCGCTCGAATCCACCATCAACGCCGCGTTCGATGCCCGCGACGGCATTTCGGCCGCGACCAAGGGCGAAGTCCGCGACGCGGTGGATCATGCGCTCGAGCTGCTCGACAAGGGCGAGGCGCGGGTGGCCGAGCGCGAAACGAGCGGCAAGTGGAAAGTCAATCAGTGGCTGAAGAAGGCGGTGCTGCTGTCGTTTCGCCTCAACGACATGAGCGCGATTTCCGGCGGCCCCGGCAAGGCCTCGTGGTGGGACAAGGTGCCGTCGAAATTCGACGGCTGGGGCGAAAATCGTTTTCGCGACGCCGGTTTTCGCGCGGTGCCGGGCGCCATCGTGCGCCGCTCGGCCTTCATCGCCAAAAATGTCGTGCTGATGCCATCGTTCGTCAATCTCGGCGCCTATGTCGATGAATCGACCATGATCGATACCTGGTCCACCGTCGGCTCCTGTGCGCAGATCGGCAAGCGCGTGCACATTTCCGGTGGCGTCGGCATCGGCGGCGTGCTGGAGCCGCTGCAGGCCGAACCCGTGATCATCGAGGATGATTGCTTCATCGGCGCGCGTTCCGAAGTCGCCGAAGGCGTCATCGTGCGCAAGGGCGCGGTGCTGGCGATGGGCGTGTTCTTGGGCGCCTCGACAAAAATCGTCGACCGCGACAGCGGCGAGACCTTTGTCGGCGAAGTGCCGGAATATGCCGTGGTGGTGCCGGGCAATTTGCCGAGCCGCCCCTTGAAGAACGGCCAGCCCGGACCCTCCACCGCCTGCGCCGTCATCGTCAAGCGCGTCGACGAGCGTACCCGCGCCAAGACCAGCATCAACGAACTGCTGCGGGACTGAAATCGAACCTAGCCACCTCCTCCACCGACCAATGCACCGAATCGCGGAATTTCCCGCCATTCGGGGGTTAAGCCATGGACTGGAGCTGGTTTCTGTTCGGCTTTGGGGGACGCATCAACCGCGCCAAATACTGGCTCGCGATATTGATCGTCGTGTGCTGGATGATGTTCCTGGGCTTGCTGACGCTGGCAGTCGCAAAGGTGGTCGGCGCTCCCCCAAAATCGCTCCACCTGGGGGTCAACGACGTTTTCAGCGTCGTCGATCCCGCGTCATTCCGCGCCGCCGTCGCAGCGTTTCAACAGGGAAACCTCGCCTCCGCGGGCCATCTCATTCCGATGGTCCTTAGCGCGATCGGCACGCCGTTATTCCTGTGGGTCTATCTGGCCATCTCGATCAAGCGGCTGCACGATCGCGACAGGAGCGGCTGGTGGATGCTGCCGTTCTTTGTCGTCCCAGGCCTGTACAGCCAGTTTGTGGATCGGTTGCCTGATTCCTACGTCGTATTTCCGCTCGCCCTTGCCGTGTTCGTTCTCGGCATCTGGGGCTTCGTCGAAATGTATTGCCTGAGGGGCACCAGATGGACCAACCGGTTCGGTACCAACCCGCTGCCCAAGGTTCAGACCCGGCCGCGCTCGGCATCGTCCTGGAGGCAGCACCGCGAGGTCGAATTTATCCCTCGCACCGCTGGTCCACTGGCGGCGACGCATGTTAAGCGGGGGCATGACTGATGCCCTTTCCATTGCCCGCGACCTGCTGCGCTGTCCCTCGGTAACCCCGGCCGACGCCGGCGCGCTCGGTGTTCTTGAGACGGTGTTGAAGGACGCCGGCTTCGAGGTGCATCGCGTCACCTTCGGCGAACCCGGCACCGCCGATATCGACAACCTCTATGCCCGTATCGGCACCTCGGCTCCCCACATCACCTTTGCCGGGCATACCGACGTGGTGCCGCCGGGCGACGAGAGCGCCTGGACCCATGGCGCGTTCTCCGGTGACGTCAAGGACGGCTTTCTCTATGGACGCGGCGCCGTGGACATGAAGGGCGGGATTGCCTGCAGCGTCGCGGCGGTACTGGACTATCTCGCCGACAACGGTGGAAAGGCAAAAGGCTCGATCTCGTTCCTGATCACCGGCGACGAGGAAGACCTCTCGGTCAACGGCACCATCAAACTGCTGCAATGGGCCGCGGCGCGCGGCGAGAAATTCGACCACTGCGTGCTCGGCGAGCCCAGCAATGTCGAGGTACTCGGCGACTGCATCAAGGTCGGCCGCCGCGGCTCGCAGTCGGGCACGCTGTATGTCGACGGCGTCCAGGGCCACGTTGCCTATCCGCACCGGGCCTCGAACCCGGTGCCGGATATTTCGGCGCTGATCGTGGCGCTGAGCAATGAGCCGCTTGATCACGGCAGCGCGCAATTTCAGGCCTCGAACCTCGAATTTACCTCGGTGGATGTCGGCAATACCGCTGGCAATGTGATCCCCGGGCAGGCGCGGGCGAAATTCAACATCCGCTTCAACGATCTCCACACGCAGGATTCGCTGCGCGCGCTGGTCGAGCAGCGCCTGACGACAGCGGCCGGCAACCGGATCCGCGCGCGGATCGTGTGGGAGCCCTCCAATTCCAACGTGTTCGTGACCAAGCCCGGCGCCTTCACCGATCTCGCGGTCGCGGCGATCGAGCAGGTCACCGGCCGCAAACCGGAATTGAGCACGTCCGGCGGCACCTCGGACGCCCGCTTCATCGCGAGCTATTGTCCGGTCATCGAGTTCGGTCTGGTCGGCCAGACCATGCACCAGATCGACGAGCGCACGCCGGTCTCCGATCTGGAGAAGCTGACGAGGATCTATCGCGGCGTGCTGGATCGGTATTTCGGATAAAGTATTCCGTCATGGCCGGGCTTGTCCGGGCCATCCACGTTCTTTGAGTCTGGCCCAAAAGCTCGTCATGCCCGGGCTTGTCCCGGGCATCCACGCGCGGCGACAGCAAAAAGGCGTGGATGGCCGGGGCAAGCCCGGCCATGACGGCTTTTGAAAACTGGAGCCTAATACTCCACCCGCACCAGATAGAGTCCGTCCGGCGGCGCGACGGGGCCGCAGGCGGCGCGGTTGCGGGCGGCCAGGGCGGCGGCGAGGTCGTCGGCGCTCCAGCGGCCGTCGCCGACCCACACCAATGATCCGACCATCGAGCGCACCTGGCTGTGCAGGAACGAGCGCGCCGAGGTTACGATGTTGACGGCATCGCCGTCTCTGATGACGTCGAGCTGGTCGAGGGTCTTTTCCGGCGACTTCGCCTGGCACTCGGTGTCGCGAAACGTGGTGAAGTCGTACTTGCCGACCAGCCGCTGCGCGGCAATATGCATCGCATCGGTATCGAGCGGTCGCGGCAGCCGCCAGGCGTGACCGATGTCGAGCGCCAGATTGGCGCGGCGGTTGGCGATCCGGTAAAGATAATGCCGTCGTTTCGCGGAGAACCGCGCCTCGAAGGTATCGGGCACGATCTCCGCACTGAGCACGCCGATCGGATGCGGCCGCAGATGCGCGTTCAGGCCATCGCGAAAGCGGCCCGGCACGAAATGCTTGGCAATATCGCAATGCGCGACCTGCCCCAGCGCATGCACGCCGGCGTCGGTGCGGCCCGCGCCATGAACCCGAACCGGCTCGCCGCAGATCGCCCTGACCGCGGTCTCCAGCGCGCCCTGCACCGAAGGGCCGTTGTCCTGAAGCTGCCAGCCGCAGAACGGCGCGCCGTCATATTCGATGGTGAGTTTGTAGCGGGGCATCAATGCAACGATCTATCTCGGTTGTCATTGCCGGGCTTGACCCGGCAATCCATCGCTCTTGAAAGACTCACGTGAAGATAGATGGATACGCGGGTCAAGCCCGCGTATGACGGCTTGGCGTTCCAGTTAACTCATTCGCGCGCCGGCCTTCAGCGCCGTACCGCGCAGAAATTCTTCCGCCTTCATCACGCCCTTGCCGGCGCGCTGCAATTCGAGAATGCGGATCGCGCCTTCCTTGCAACCCACCGCGAGACGATCGTCGAGCAATTCACCCGGCGCACCCGACCCCTTCGCCACCTCGCAGCGCAGAATTTTCACCCGCGCCGGCTCGCCGTCGATGGCCAGTTCGCACCACGCGCCGGGAAACGGCGACAGTCCGTGAATATGGCGCAGCACTTCGCGCGCCGGCTTGTTCCAGTCGATCCGCGCCTCCGTCTTTTCGATTTTGGCCGCATAGGTCACGCCCTGATCGCTTTGCCTGGTGAGCTGCAGCTTGCCGCGCTCCAGCGCACCCATCGCGCGCATCATCAGATCAGCCCCGAGCGGCGCCAGCGCGTCATGCAGATCGGCCGCGGTCATGGCGTCTGTAACAGCCAGGCGCTCGGCCATCGCCACGTCGCCGGTATCGAGCCCGGCATCCATCTTCATCACCATCACGCCGGTTTCGCTATCGCCGGCCATGATGGCGCGGTTGATCGGCGCCGCCCCGCGCCAGCGCGGCAGCAGCGAGGCGTGCAGGTTGAAGCAGCCGAGCTTTGGGGTATCGAGAATAGCCTGCGGCAGGATCATGCCGTAGGCGACGACCACAGCCGCTTCCGCGTTGTGCGCGCGAAATTCGGCCTGCGCTTCCGGCGTCTTCAATGTAGCCGGATTCAGCACGGAAATGCCGAGCCGCCGCGCCTCCCGTTCGACCGGAGTGGGTTGCAGCTTCATGCCGCGCCCGGCCGGTTTTGCGACGCGGGTATACACTGCTGCGATGTCATGGCCATGGGCCACGAGTTCCAGCAGCGTCGGCACCGCGAAATCGGGCGTGCCCATGAAGATCAGGCGAAGGGGCATGTAGTGAACAATCCCGGGGAATTCAGTTTACTCGTCATGGCCGGGCTTGTCCCGGCCATCCACGTCTTTGCGTCCGCGAGAAAGAAAGGCGTGGATGCCCGGGACAAGCCCGGGCATGACGGCTGAGAGTTTCGTGGGCTCACTCCGCCGCGCGCTTGGCGGCCTTGGCGAATTTCTTCAGCACGCGGTCGCGCTTGAGCTTGGACAGATAATCCACGAACAGCACGCCGTTGAGATGGTCGATCTCGTGCTGGATGCAGGTGGCGAACAGGCCGTCGGCGTCTTCCTCCTGCACCTTGCCGTCGAGATCGGTGAAGCGGATGCGCACCTTCGCCGGCCGCTCCACTTCCTCGTAATATTCCGGGATCGACAGGCAGCCTTCCTCGTAAATCGACATTTCTTCCGACGACGACAGAATTTCCGGATTGATGAAGACGCGCGGCCGCGGCTTGCTCTCGCCGTCTTCGTCCCGTTTGGCGAGATCCATCGTAATCAGCCGCAACGGCTGGGCGACCTGAATCGCCGCAAGCCCGATTCCGGGCGCGTCGTACATGGTCTCGAGCATATCGTCGGCGAGCTTGCGCACCTCCGCCGTGACCTTCTCGATCGGTTTGGAGACGAGCCGCAACTGCTTGTCGGGAAGGATGATGATTTCTCTTAATGCCATGGCCGGCGATTTAAGCGGTTGATTTGCCGGGGTCAATCCGCTGCCACCCGCGCGTTAACGTCTCACTCACCACGAATCTTAGGCAGGCGTTAACCACGAAAATTAGTCCGGGATTAACCATAACTGTTCCCTCTTCGTTCGCGTTACGGCGCGAATCGGCTACAAGGGCCGAATGAACGAGATTCTTTTCACGATCGGCGACCTCCCGGTTCGCACAGGCGGCGCGCTGATGGCTTTCGGCGCGGCGGCGCTTTTGTTGCTGTTGATCATTACCATCGCGATCGCCCGGTCCGGCCGGCGCGGCGCCGATCTGGCGATGGCGCAGGCGATTCGCGCCGATGAGCTTGAGCAGCGCCTCAGCGAGATGCTCCGCGCCCAAAGCGAGGCCACCGGCCGTGTCGATGCGATGGGGCAGGCGCTGGCGGGCCGCCAGGCCGAGATGGCGCGCGCCGTCAACGAGCGGCTGGATTCGGTGACCCATCGCGTCGGCCAGTCGATGGAGCAGACCACGCGCAACACCATGGACTCCCTGCGCGTGCTGCACGAGCGGCTCGGCATCATCGACAATGCGCACAAAAACCTCACCGATCTCACGTCGCAGGTGACCACGCTGCGCGACGTGCTCGCCAACAAGCAGTCGCGCGGCGCGTTCGGCCAGGCGCGGATGGAGGCGATCGTCCAGGACGGCATGCCGAAGGGGTCTTACGAATTCCAGTTCACGCTCTCGTCAGGCAAACGGCCGGATTGCGTGGTGTTCCTGCCCGACCAGCGCCCGCTCTGTATCGACGCGAAATTTCCGCTGGAGGCGGTAACGGCGCTGCATGACGCGCGTTCCGATGAAGAGAAGAAAGCCGCCACCCAGCGGCTGCGCAACGACGTGATGAAGCATGTCAGCGACATCGCCGAGAAATACCTGATCACCGGCGAGACCCAGGATACCGCGCTGATGTTCGTGCCGTCGGAATCGGTTTACGCCGAAATTCACGACGGTTTCGACGACGTGATCCAGAAGGCCTATCGCGCCCGCGTGGTGCTGGTATCGCCGTCGCTCTTGATGCTGGCGATCCAGGTGATGCAGCAGATCCTCAAGGACGCGCGGATGCGCGACGCCGCCGACCAGATCCGCACCGAGGTCCTCAACCTCGGCGACGACCTCGATCGGCTGCGCGATCGCGTACTGAAGCTGCAGAACCATTTCGGCCAGGCCAACGAGGATATCAGGCAGATCCTGATCTCCGCCGACAAGATCGAAAAGCGGGCGGGGCGGATCGAGGAACTGGACTTCAGCAAGGCCGAGGCC is part of the Bradyrhizobium erythrophlei genome and encodes:
- a CDS encoding DUF423 domain-containing protein; translated protein: MMAPRLFRILIILAGIMGADGIILAAASAHQPDAARLASASSMLLFHATAVLAVVALSERGVIHLRIAIAAGFGFVIAATLFATDLTLRQYAGHSLFPMAAPTGGTLLIVSWLLLAVAAAWPRQV
- the argB gene encoding acetylglutamate kinase, translating into MTDLSHISPLDQARILSEALPHMQQYDDETIVIKYGGHAMGAEELAKAFARDIVLLEQTAINPVVVHGGGPQIATMLKRLGIQSEFAAGLRITDAATIEIVEMVLAGSINKQLVGYINEAGGKAVGLCGKDGNMVMASKATRTMVDPDSHIERVVDLGFVGEPDKVDLTLLNQLIGHELIPVLAPLATSKTGQTFNVNADTFAGAVAGALKAKRLLLLTDVPGVLDKSNKLIPELSVKDARKLIADGTITGGMIPKVETCIYALEQGVQGVVIIDGKIAHAVLLELFTNAGTGTLIHK
- a CDS encoding DUF1036 domain-containing protein; this encodes MAGLVPALLALLASAAPAHADLKLCNRMSYVVEVALGIDDKAATATRGWFRIDPAACRVVAQGTLTADRILLNARALGVYGSSPIPQNGGDTLCVAPADFVIAAARQCRAGQTPAPFTQINPTQADDGNLVAYLAEDSEYDDDQARLAGIQRLLVIAGYDAAPIDGVDGPKTQAALAAFLKSRGLAPDIVQAPNFFAIMIDAVQAPSPTGLTWCNDTQHKVMAAVGTDDGKTVISRGWYRIDPGKCLHPDVTGQPRQIFSFAEAVDAENRTIKLKDRPLNWGGTTPLCTRDNKFETSEQGDCGSRGFAATGFAAVDMSSGGKTLRFAIP
- a CDS encoding pyrimidine 5'-nucleotidase, translated to MMHTFAHVDTWVFDLDNTLYPHHVNLWQQVDKRIGEFVAAWLKVSPQEARRIQKDYYLRYGTTMRGMMTEHGVHADDYLAYVHQIDHSPLQPNPAMGAAIARLPGRKLILTNGSIDHADKVLQRLGLAAHFEAVFDIIAAELEPKPAPQTYRKFLRDHGVDPAKSAMFEDLARNLVVPHRLGMTTVLVVPDGSQEVVREDWELEGRDDEHVDYVTDDLTGFLEGLSAKS
- the dapD gene encoding 2,3,4,5-tetrahydropyridine-2,6-dicarboxylate N-succinyltransferase yields the protein MSLPALESTINAAFDARDGISAATKGEVRDAVDHALELLDKGEARVAERETSGKWKVNQWLKKAVLLSFRLNDMSAISGGPGKASWWDKVPSKFDGWGENRFRDAGFRAVPGAIVRRSAFIAKNVVLMPSFVNLGAYVDESTMIDTWSTVGSCAQIGKRVHISGGVGIGGVLEPLQAEPVIIEDDCFIGARSEVAEGVIVRKGAVLAMGVFLGASTKIVDRDSGETFVGEVPEYAVVVPGNLPSRPLKNGQPGPSTACAVIVKRVDERTRAKTSINELLRD
- a CDS encoding DUF805 domain-containing protein produces the protein MDWSWFLFGFGGRINRAKYWLAILIVVCWMMFLGLLTLAVAKVVGAPPKSLHLGVNDVFSVVDPASFRAAVAAFQQGNLASAGHLIPMVLSAIGTPLFLWVYLAISIKRLHDRDRSGWWMLPFFVVPGLYSQFVDRLPDSYVVFPLALAVFVLGIWGFVEMYCLRGTRWTNRFGTNPLPKVQTRPRSASSWRQHREVEFIPRTAGPLAATHVKRGHD
- the dapE gene encoding succinyl-diaminopimelate desuccinylase, with amino-acid sequence MTDALSIARDLLRCPSVTPADAGALGVLETVLKDAGFEVHRVTFGEPGTADIDNLYARIGTSAPHITFAGHTDVVPPGDESAWTHGAFSGDVKDGFLYGRGAVDMKGGIACSVAAVLDYLADNGGKAKGSISFLITGDEEDLSVNGTIKLLQWAAARGEKFDHCVLGEPSNVEVLGDCIKVGRRGSQSGTLYVDGVQGHVAYPHRASNPVPDISALIVALSNEPLDHGSAQFQASNLEFTSVDVGNTAGNVIPGQARAKFNIRFNDLHTQDSLRALVEQRLTTAAGNRIRARIVWEPSNSNVFVTKPGAFTDLAVAAIEQVTGRKPELSTSGGTSDARFIASYCPVIEFGLVGQTMHQIDERTPVSDLEKLTRIYRGVLDRYFG
- the truA gene encoding tRNA pseudouridine(38-40) synthase TruA; amino-acid sequence: MPRYKLTIEYDGAPFCGWQLQDNGPSVQGALETAVRAICGEPVRVHGAGRTDAGVHALGQVAHCDIAKHFVPGRFRDGLNAHLRPHPIGVLSAEIVPDTFEARFSAKRRHYLYRIANRRANLALDIGHAWRLPRPLDTDAMHIAAQRLVGKYDFTTFRDTECQAKSPEKTLDQLDVIRDGDAVNIVTSARSFLHSQVRSMVGSLVWVGDGRWSADDLAAALAARNRAACGPVAPPDGLYLVRVEY
- the fmt gene encoding methionyl-tRNA formyltransferase produces the protein MPLRLIFMGTPDFAVPTLLELVAHGHDIAAVYTRVAKPAGRGMKLQPTPVEREARRLGISVLNPATLKTPEAQAEFRAHNAEAAVVVAYGMILPQAILDTPKLGCFNLHASLLPRWRGAAPINRAIMAGDSETGVMVMKMDAGLDTGDVAMAERLAVTDAMTAADLHDALAPLGADLMMRAMGALERGKLQLTRQSDQGVTYAAKIEKTEARIDWNKPAREVLRHIHGLSPFPGAWCELAIDGEPARVKILRCEVAKGSGAPGELLDDRLAVGCKEGAIRILELQRAGKGVMKAEEFLRGTALKAGARMS
- the def gene encoding peptide deformylase encodes the protein MALREIIILPDKQLRLVSKPIEKVTAEVRKLADDMLETMYDAPGIGLAAIQVAQPLRLITMDLAKRDEDGESKPRPRVFINPEILSSSEEMSIYEEGCLSIPEYYEEVERPAKVRIRFTDLDGKVQEEDADGLFATCIQHEIDHLNGVLFVDYLSKLKRDRVLKKFAKAAKRAAE
- a CDS encoding DNA recombination protein RmuC; amino-acid sequence: MNEILFTIGDLPVRTGGALMAFGAAALLLLLIITIAIARSGRRGADLAMAQAIRADELEQRLSEMLRAQSEATGRVDAMGQALAGRQAEMARAVNERLDSVTHRVGQSMEQTTRNTMDSLRVLHERLGIIDNAHKNLTDLTSQVTTLRDVLANKQSRGAFGQARMEAIVQDGMPKGSYEFQFTLSSGKRPDCVVFLPDQRPLCIDAKFPLEAVTALHDARSDEEKKAATQRLRNDVMKHVSDIAEKYLITGETQDTALMFVPSESVYAEIHDGFDDVIQKAYRARVVLVSPSLLMLAIQVMQQILKDARMRDAADQIRTEVLNLGDDLDRLRDRVLKLQNHFGQANEDIRQILISADKIEKRAGRIEELDFSKAEAPAEAPRVVKPAAPELFPLPRKLQAGE